The following are from one region of the Corynebacterium hindlerae genome:
- a CDS encoding NAD-dependent succinate-semialdehyde dehydrogenase, with protein sequence MLLDQRLPQDIPTGTGDKSFEVVDPATEDAIATVNDTDATVWLEALGKAVAAQASWAQFAPRTRSEIMQAVFEEITRRADDFARTMTIEMGKPLVESFGEVTYGAEYFRWFAEEAVRVPGRLAHAPAGNGDILVTRTPVGPVLAITPWNFPLAMATRKIAPAMAAGCPVLVKPAQETPLTMLLVGKIIADILESFGAPRDLVQILPTTDAAGMSTTLMQDGRLRKITFTGSTGVGKVLVKQSADNLLRTSMELGGNAPFVVNHDADLDLVLTCAMQAKMRNGGEACIAANRFLVHEDIVEEFTSRLVGAMSAVTMGPGLNDGVTLGALITAKQRDGIAALVDEARAAGATVHCGGEVPAGKGFFYPATVLSNVPSDARIIKEEIFGPVATVTSFSSLDEAIALANDTDFGLAAYGFSENIHTCRRFATELNAGMVGINRGAISDPAAPFGGIKQSGFGREGGTEGIEEYLDVRYVAL encoded by the coding sequence GTGGTCGATCCCGCTACGGAGGACGCGATCGCGACAGTCAACGACACAGATGCAACCGTTTGGTTGGAGGCCCTGGGCAAAGCCGTAGCAGCGCAAGCCTCCTGGGCGCAGTTCGCTCCTCGTACCCGTTCGGAGATCATGCAGGCGGTTTTTGAGGAAATCACCCGACGCGCTGACGATTTTGCCCGGACAATGACCATTGAAATGGGCAAGCCACTGGTTGAATCTTTTGGTGAGGTCACTTACGGTGCGGAGTACTTCCGTTGGTTCGCGGAGGAAGCCGTTCGGGTGCCGGGTCGGCTGGCCCACGCGCCAGCCGGCAACGGCGATATCTTAGTAACCCGCACCCCGGTAGGGCCGGTGTTGGCGATCACACCGTGGAATTTTCCCCTTGCGATGGCGACCCGAAAGATTGCTCCTGCTATGGCAGCAGGATGCCCAGTGCTGGTCAAGCCTGCTCAGGAAACTCCGTTGACCATGCTATTGGTGGGCAAGATCATCGCTGACATCCTGGAATCGTTCGGGGCTCCGCGTGATCTAGTGCAGATCCTTCCCACGACCGATGCCGCGGGGATGTCGACAACCCTCATGCAGGACGGTCGCCTACGGAAGATCACTTTCACCGGCTCTACCGGTGTAGGCAAGGTGTTGGTTAAGCAGTCTGCCGACAACCTACTGCGTACCTCCATGGAACTGGGCGGAAATGCCCCCTTCGTGGTTAACCACGACGCTGATCTCGACCTCGTACTGACCTGCGCCATGCAGGCAAAAATGCGAAACGGTGGCGAGGCGTGCATCGCCGCTAACAGGTTCCTGGTTCACGAGGATATTGTCGAGGAATTCACTTCCCGCCTGGTCGGCGCGATGTCTGCTGTGACCATGGGCCCGGGGCTTAACGACGGCGTTACCCTCGGAGCCCTGATCACCGCGAAGCAACGCGATGGCATTGCCGCGCTTGTCGACGAAGCACGAGCCGCAGGCGCCACTGTCCACTGCGGCGGTGAAGTTCCCGCCGGCAAGGGATTCTTCTATCCCGCCACTGTACTATCCAACGTTCCCTCCGATGCACGCATCATTAAGGAAGAAATCTTCGGCCCTGTCGCAACAGTCACCTCATTTTCGTCTCTCGATGAAGCGATCGCGCTGGCCAATGACACCGATTTTGGCTTGGCAGCCTACGGCTTTAGCGAAAACATTCACACGTGCCGCAGGTTCGCAACAGAATTGAACGCTGGGATGGTCGGCATCAACCGTGGCGCGATTTCTGATCCGGCAGCCCCATTCGGCGGAATCAAGCAGTCCGGTTTTGGCCGTGAAGGAGGCACTGAAGGCATCGAGGAGTACCTCGATGTCAGATATGTCGCCCTCTAG
- a CDS encoding NAD-dependent succinate-semialdehyde dehydrogenase, with amino-acid sequence MSTTYRVQDPSTNEIVESFEQATDAQVKQAVANATEAYGSWADKSFGERGSALNRLAQLLRDNKEELAKISCIEMGKPLEEMIEEIEFSADIINYYADNGEDFAADQPIESPNSAAYIRKLPIGPLLGIMPWNFPYYQVARFIGPNLMLGNTVILKHAEICPQSALRIEKLVKEAGIPEGVYTNLFASHEQISDIIADSRIRGVSLTGSERAGSAVAAQAGKYLKKVVLELGGTDPYIVLDTKDVKEAAKLAWDTRMVNTGQACNSNKRIIVMNDIYDEFVSELVALAENMTPTTWDAFEEGTYCPLSSRQAAETLRNQLEEAVSAGATLRVGGELSEAGAYVSPAVITDIPRGSEPFYTEFFGPVAAVFKATSEEEALEIANDSRYGLGGAVFSQDEARAKAVASKLEVGMANVNTPAGEGTELPFGGVKNSGYGRELGPLGMDEFVNKQLYYVAK; translated from the coding sequence ATGTCTACCACCTATCGTGTTCAAGATCCGTCCACTAACGAGATCGTCGAAAGCTTTGAACAAGCTACCGATGCTCAGGTCAAACAAGCTGTGGCCAATGCCACTGAGGCATACGGAAGCTGGGCTGATAAGTCCTTTGGTGAGCGAGGATCTGCCCTTAATCGCTTGGCCCAGTTGCTGCGCGACAACAAAGAAGAATTGGCTAAGATCTCGTGCATCGAAATGGGAAAGCCGTTGGAAGAGATGATCGAGGAGATTGAATTCTCCGCTGACATCATCAATTACTATGCGGATAACGGTGAGGATTTTGCTGCAGATCAGCCGATCGAATCACCGAATTCAGCCGCTTACATCCGGAAGCTTCCCATCGGACCACTCCTGGGTATCATGCCGTGGAATTTCCCCTACTACCAGGTGGCTCGCTTCATTGGTCCGAACCTCATGCTTGGCAACACCGTGATCCTTAAGCACGCTGAGATTTGCCCGCAAAGTGCGCTGCGCATTGAAAAACTGGTAAAAGAAGCGGGGATCCCTGAGGGGGTTTACACGAACCTTTTCGCCTCTCACGAGCAGATTTCTGACATCATCGCTGACTCGCGCATCAGGGGAGTGTCCTTGACCGGCTCCGAACGAGCCGGCTCTGCGGTGGCTGCCCAAGCAGGCAAGTATTTGAAAAAAGTAGTTTTGGAATTGGGTGGAACCGATCCGTACATCGTCCTTGACACCAAAGACGTTAAAGAAGCAGCGAAGCTTGCCTGGGACACACGCATGGTGAACACGGGCCAGGCCTGCAACTCCAACAAGCGGATCATCGTTATGAATGATATCTACGATGAGTTTGTTTCGGAACTCGTCGCGCTGGCAGAAAATATGACGCCAACTACCTGGGATGCTTTCGAAGAAGGAACATACTGCCCGCTGTCCTCGCGACAAGCAGCAGAGACTCTTCGTAATCAACTCGAAGAGGCAGTCTCCGCCGGAGCGACACTTCGCGTGGGTGGTGAACTTTCTGAAGCTGGTGCTTATGTTTCACCAGCTGTGATCACAGATATTCCACGTGGTTCTGAGCCGTTCTACACAGAGTTCTTCGGTCCGGTAGCCGCGGTGTTCAAAGCTACCTCCGAAGAGGAGGCCCTGGAGATCGCTAATGATTCCCGCTACGGGCTTGGTGGGGCAGTCTTTTCTCAGGACGAAGCTCGCGCTAAGGCAGTTGCTTCAAAGCTCGAGGTAGGAATGGCTAACGTGAACACCCCTGCCGGAGAAGGCACAGAGTTGCCATTCGGTGGTGTAAAGAATTCCGGCTACGGTCGTGAGCTTGGACCTCTGGGAATGGATGAGTTTGTGAACAAACAGTTGTACTATGTCGCAAAATAA
- a CDS encoding aromatic amino acid transport family protein has product MSTTTTVSPREDYKESHISPLQGVALIFGTNIGAGILSLPYAGRNGGFLALFLALFIAGTLTTISMLYVAEVSLRTKRPMQLSGLAEQYLGNWGRWAVFVAIMVNGTGALIAYAAGSGELLNNLIGIPPIAGTLVFFLIGSIIMYKGLEATGVSELLITTAMALIIFILCGWTFIGPGISLSNVWVFNPYFIIPIMNLAVFTFMAQYVVPELARGMEKQHSAQISKAIIAGMVVTGFMLSLVPFAALGLLGHSVSEVVTLSWGEELGRSAYYMANVFALLAMFTSFMAIGYTTMRNVIDIAHWPQHGKQRAIAVLITVLIPLFISLAGFGGFVSALSYAGGLAGVIMSIVPVLLLNASRVRGNRDPAWTVGWSSHPLIQWTIILVYGLAGLYSVGTILGIVPAGWQ; this is encoded by the coding sequence ATGTCCACTACCACTACGGTCTCCCCTCGTGAAGACTACAAGGAAAGCCACATCAGCCCGTTGCAAGGCGTTGCGCTGATCTTCGGCACTAACATCGGGGCCGGAATTTTGAGTCTCCCCTATGCGGGACGAAACGGCGGATTCCTGGCACTGTTCCTCGCTCTATTTATTGCTGGAACTTTGACGACGATCTCCATGCTGTACGTCGCCGAGGTCTCTCTGCGAACCAAACGCCCTATGCAGCTGTCAGGCCTGGCTGAACAGTACTTAGGCAATTGGGGTCGGTGGGCTGTGTTCGTCGCCATCATGGTGAACGGCACCGGCGCCCTGATCGCTTACGCCGCCGGTTCCGGTGAGCTCTTGAACAACCTGATCGGCATTCCCCCGATAGCAGGAACGTTGGTGTTCTTCCTCATCGGTTCAATCATCATGTACAAAGGGCTTGAGGCGACAGGAGTTTCAGAACTCCTGATCACTACAGCCATGGCCTTGATCATCTTTATCCTGTGTGGCTGGACTTTTATCGGCCCGGGTATCAGCCTCAGCAACGTATGGGTGTTCAACCCATACTTCATCATCCCGATCATGAACCTCGCTGTATTTACCTTCATGGCACAGTACGTGGTGCCTGAACTCGCACGAGGAATGGAAAAGCAGCATTCGGCACAGATTTCCAAAGCAATTATTGCTGGGATGGTTGTCACCGGGTTCATGCTCTCGCTAGTCCCGTTTGCAGCTCTTGGTCTACTCGGCCACTCAGTTTCCGAAGTTGTCACCCTCTCGTGGGGAGAAGAACTCGGCCGGTCTGCGTACTACATGGCTAACGTCTTCGCCCTGCTAGCTATGTTTACCTCCTTCATGGCTATCGGGTACACCACCATGCGCAACGTCATCGATATAGCGCATTGGCCCCAGCACGGTAAGCAACGCGCGATCGCAGTACTCATTACTGTTTTGATCCCCCTGTTTATCTCTTTAGCAGGATTCGGTGGTTTTGTTTCTGCACTGAGTTACGCAGGTGGACTCGCGGGAGTAATCATGTCAATCGTTCCAGTCCTGCTACTCAATGCTTCTCGCGTTCGCGGAAACAGGGATCCCGCTTGGACGGTCGGTTGGAGCTCCCATCCCTTGATCCAATGGACGATCATCCTCGTCTACGGACTCGCTGGCCTCTACTCAGTGGGGACCATCCTCGGGATCGTACCTGCTGGATGGCAATAA